ACGCTTGCCTCGGGCGCGACGGGGTTGGGGGCCTTGCGCGCGGACGCGCCGAAGGCGGTGAGTCGCGAGACGCCTTCGAGGCGCGGGGGGTCGGCTACGGCGTCGGCGTCGCGGCGCGCGCGGATGGAGGTGAAGCCGGCGGAGGCGGCGGGCGAGGGTGAGGGCGTCGTGGTGTCGCCCTCGTCGCTCTCGGTCCCGGATTCGGGATCGGGAGTGAGGCTGCTGAGAAGATCGGACTGGATCTCGTCGAAGCTTCGCGGAGCCTCGGGCGGTTCGGCGGGGGCGGCCTCCTCGGGCGGCGTGGCCGTTTCGAGGGCGGCGCCGACCGGCTCGGGGGCGGGGGTGTCGTCGGCCGGCGTGGGGTCGGCATCATCCGTGGCCCCGGCGGGCGGGGTGTCGTCCGCGGGTGAGGTCGGAGCCTTGGCGGGCGTGTCCTTCTGCGGGGTGGTCGCCGGGGGGGCGACGGGTTCCTCCGGCGCGGGCGGGGTCGCCGTGTCCTCGGACGGGGATGCCTCGGCGGCTGTCGCGGTTTCGGGCTCGGCATCCTCGGGCGCGGCGGTCGGCACGGGGATGACATGGAGGCGGGTCATGTCGCGCTCGACGCTTTCGCCCGGTGCGAGATGCTCGGACGCGACGGAGGTTTCGCCGAAGAACGGTTCACCGGCAAAGAGGTCGTCGGCGGGTTGCGCGACGAAGGAGACGGGGCCGAATTCATGCTCGGCGGCGAAGCTCTCGGCCTCGGCCAGCGTCTCGCGCGCGACGGCGGCGATCTTGACCCGGTCGCCATCGACCGACCAGTCATAGGCCAGTTCCGAGATGTCGTAGGGCGTGGCGTCGGCAAGCGCCGCGCGCACGAAGCCCGCCCTGTCCTCGGCCCATGCGTCATCCGTGGGCAGATCGAGATACTTGATCTGGTCGTCGGGGATGATGAGCTTGGTCGTGATGCCCCGCGGAGCGAATTTCGCGGCCTGCGCGCGCAGCTCCGCGAGGGCCGCGTTGAGGTCGGGCGCGTCGAGCGAGACCTCGCCAACCGGATGCCAGCCGAGATAGGCGCGGCGCAGCAGGCGGATACCATCGAAGGAAAGCGAGAGGGCGAAATTCGGTTTCATCGGCACGCGTCATACCATCGGACCGGCCAGGGGGCGAGTCCCGTTACATGAGGAGGGAGTCTATCGCGGCTTCGTGCCGTTTCAAAGGGATGGCCCGCGATATTCGATGATCGCGGGCCGATCCCTGCCGATGGATCAGCTATGCGCCTTGGCCAGCGCCTGGTCGAGGTCGGCGATGAGGTCGTCGGCGTTCTCGCATCCGATCGAGATCCGCACCACGTTGGGCGCGGCGCCTGCGGCTTCCTGTTGCTCGGGGGTGAGCTGTCGGTGGGTGGTGGAGGCCGAGTGGATCACGAGGCTGCGCGTGTCGCCGAGATTGGCCACGTGGCTGAAGAGCTCGAGACTGTCGACGAACTTCACGCAGGCGTCGTAGCCGCCCTTGAGCGTCACGGTGAAGAGCCCGCCCGCGCCCTTGGGGCAGACCTTGGCGACGCGGTCGTGATAGGGCGAGGATTGAAGGCCCGCGTAGGTCACGGCCTCGACATTGTCGTGGCCCTCGAGCCAGCCCGCGACCTTGGTCGCGTTCTCGACATGCCGCTCCATCCGCAGCGAGAGGGTTTCGATCCCCAGCAGCGTGTAATGCGCGGCCTGCGGGTTGAGCGTCATGCCGAGGTCGCGCAGACCCACGGCGATGCCGTGGAAGGTGAAGGCCAGCGGGCCGAAGGTCTCGTGGAACTTGAGGCCGTGATAGGCGGGCTCGGGTTCGCTGAGCGAGGGGAACTTGTCGGAGGCGGACCAGTCGAAATTGCCCGAGTCGACCACCACGCCGCCGGTGACGGTGCCGTTGCCGGTGAGATACTTGGTCATCGAATGGACCACGAGGGTCGCGCCATGCTCGATGGGCCGGCAGAGATAGGGTGTGGCGGAGGTGTTGTCGACGATGAGCGGGATACCCGCCGCGTCGGCCACGTCGGCCACCGCGCGCAGGTCGGCGATGTGCCCGCCGGGGTTGGCGATGGATTCGCAGAAGACCGCGCGGGTGTCGTCGTCGATGGCCTCGCGGATCGCGTCCATGTCGTCGATGTCCACGAACTTGGCCGACCAGCCGAAGCGCCTGATCGTCTGGCTGAACTGGGTGATCGAGCCGCCGTAGAGCCGGGTCGAGACCACCACGTTGCAGCCCGGTCCCATCAGCGGGAAGAGCGCCATGATCTGGGCCGCATGCCCCGAGGAGCAGCAGACCGCGCCCGCGCCGCCCTCGAGCGTCGCGACGCGTTCCTGCAACGCGGCAACGGTGGGGTTGGTGAGGCGGGAATAGATGTAGCCCACTTCCTGCAGGTTGAAGAGCGCCGCCGCGTGCTCGGCATCGCGGAAGACATAGGCGGTCGTCTGGTAGATCGGCGTCTGGCGTGCGCCGGTGGCCGGGTCGGGCCGGGCGCCTGCGTGGATCTGCAGGGTCTCGAAGCCGTAATTCGGGGCGTCGGTCATGGGTTGTCTCTCCTGTCGCGTTGGTTGCGCGCAGGTTAGGGTATCCGCGGGGGTGCCACAACTGCGATTGCGGGCCTCGGCGGGGGGACGCGCCGCTCAGTCCTTGCGCGGCCCTTGCCCCAGGTCCTCGAAGCCCGCGACGGAGCGCTCGGTGGGCGGCGCGTCGGTCGAGGTCACGCTGAAGGAGCCGTCGCCCTCGAGGATGACGGCGCGCGCCGCCTCGGGCCCGCCGAGCCCCGCGCGGCGCAGAACCGCGCGCACTTCCTCGGGCGTGACGCGCTCGCGGCGCATCGCGTCCTCGCAGAACTCGCCATTGCGCAGGAGCAGCGTGGGCTCCGCGCGGACGAGCCGGGCGATGCGCCGCGACCGGACCGACGAGAAGGTCACGATCCATTGCAACCCGATGAGCAGGACGAGGGCGAGCAGCCCCTCGGCCAGCGCCACCTTCTCGGAGAGGATGATCGTGGCGAGCGTCGAGCCGAAGGCGACGGTGACCACGAGGTCGAAGGCGTTGAGCTGTGCCAGCGTGCGCTTGCCCGACACGCGCAACGCCGCGACGAGCGCCGCATAGGCGAGCGTGCCCACGAGCATCACGCGCAGAAGGCCCATCCAGTCCTGGAAGAACATGTCGTCCATACCCCCCGGAACCCCCGATCCGGCCCGCGGGTTCCCCGCTCAGGCGCGGAAGATGCCGCGCAGGGTGGGGGCGACGCCGGTCTTGTAGAAGACGATGAACATGACGACGCGCCAGAAGCCGGGCCGGGGCGGCCGCACCTCGTTCAGCGCGGTGCTGTCCATGAGGGCGCGGGCATCGCCGGCGTCTTCGGAGGGCACGCAGACGCATCGGTGGTGTTGAGGGCCGTCGCGACCCGCGTGAAGCCCTTCATCGCATCCAGAAGCCTTCGCGCTTGATCCGGTTGCGGATCGCCTGTTCGCGGCGGGGCAGGTTCTGCTGGTCGAACATCTCGCGCACCTTGCGGCCGCGACCCTGGAAGACCATGCGCTTGATGGGATCGTATTGCTTGACCACCTTCTTGATCCGGTTCGGTGCGAGCGCCTCCTCGATCTCGTTGACGGCCGCGTCGGATTCGCGGGCGTAGAGCATCGGCAGCACGCGGTAGTGACAGGTGACAGCCCCGTCGATGAGCCCCTCGGGGAGCGTGTCGCGCCCGCCG
This window of the Roseovarius sp. SCSIO 43702 genome carries:
- a CDS encoding O-acetylhomoserine aminocarboxypropyltransferase/cysteine synthase family protein translates to MTDAPNYGFETLQIHAGARPDPATGARQTPIYQTTAYVFRDAEHAAALFNLQEVGYIYSRLTNPTVAALQERVATLEGGAGAVCCSSGHAAQIMALFPLMGPGCNVVVSTRLYGGSITQFSQTIRRFGWSAKFVDIDDMDAIREAIDDDTRAVFCESIANPGGHIADLRAVADVADAAGIPLIVDNTSATPYLCRPIEHGATLVVHSMTKYLTGNGTVTGGVVVDSGNFDWSASDKFPSLSEPEPAYHGLKFHETFGPLAFTFHGIAVGLRDLGMTLNPQAAHYTLLGIETLSLRMERHVENATKVAGWLEGHDNVEAVTYAGLQSSPYHDRVAKVCPKGAGGLFTVTLKGGYDACVKFVDSLELFSHVANLGDTRSLVIHSASTTHRQLTPEQQEAAGAAPNVVRISIGCENADDLIADLDQALAKAHS
- a CDS encoding DUF421 domain-containing protein, with product MDDMFFQDWMGLLRVMLVGTLAYAALVAALRVSGKRTLAQLNAFDLVVTVAFGSTLATIILSEKVALAEGLLALVLLIGLQWIVTFSSVRSRRIARLVRAEPTLLLRNGEFCEDAMRRERVTPEEVRAVLRRAGLGGPEAARAVILEGDGSFSVTSTDAPPTERSVAGFEDLGQGPRKD